Proteins from a single region of Abyssalbus ytuae:
- a CDS encoding SsrA-binding protein, producing MKKLLFKLLAKINKTLLPSYSRKRLDLAKASKLQMAIIGWRWYVTKNALD from the coding sequence ATGAAGAAACTACTTTTTAAGTTACTTGCAAAAATCAATAAAACATTACTTCCTTCTTACTCCAGGAAAAGACTGGACTTAGCAAAAGCATCCAAACTCCAAATGGCAATTATTGGTTGGAGATGGTATGTTACAAAAAATGCGTTGGATTAA
- a CDS encoding adenine phosphoribosyltransferase produces the protein MNIEDFIRDIPDFPKEGIVFKDITPLLLSPEALKETTSLLLKMVGNSKIDKVIGMESRGFFFATLLARELDAGFIPVRKPNKLPAKTISESYGLEYGSDILEIHEDAINEGDKILIHDDVLATGGTAEAVCKMVQRLGGEIIQCNFLIELTFLKGADKLKGYNLQSLIKY, from the coding sequence ATGAATATAGAAGACTTTATCAGGGATATTCCTGATTTTCCTAAAGAAGGAATTGTTTTTAAAGATATTACTCCACTGTTATTAAGCCCTGAAGCTTTAAAGGAAACAACCTCATTATTGTTAAAAATGGTAGGCAATTCAAAAATTGATAAAGTAATAGGCATGGAAAGCCGTGGTTTTTTCTTTGCTACCTTATTAGCCAGGGAACTGGATGCAGGTTTTATACCTGTAAGAAAGCCTAATAAACTTCCTGCTAAAACCATTTCTGAATCGTACGGACTTGAATATGGAAGCGATATTCTTGAAATACATGAAGATGCTATTAATGAGGGAGACAAAATTTTAATTCATGATGATGTATTAGCTACCGGTGGTACAGCTGAAGCAGTATGTAAAATGGTACAAAGGTTAGGGGGAGAAATAATTCAATGTAACTTTTTAATTGAATTAACTTTTTTAAAAGGAGCTGACAAACTAAAAGGGTACAATTTACAATCTCTTATAAAATATTAA
- a CDS encoding RagB/SusD family nutrient uptake outer membrane protein: MKNWLFKIKLLSMVTVVLAIGACSDDFLDRPPEDSFNAAEFYGTPEQVEASTNALYSIPWYDFVSNVSWCIGDLASGTGRTWDPRNQDFDNFAITGEHNTLGQAWTSLYAVIAQANAVINAVPLAATGIVPESTINTAVGEARALRAIAYFYLVRIFGAVPIIEDNTLYVDQSSIPRNVVDDVYRFIIEDLEFAAANITYTKTSAPGRISSNGAKAMLAKVHLTRRNYQAAYNLSAEVIQSNEFDLMENYGDLFITANDNNIESVIALQWTGSGEYAEGNAVQSLYALPNITGFSDGWSAIGPSLDLQDSYEDHEQDDRYHATIMDADYYYSEINGGYTVPNNVNAQGTLKAIKKYVVGKPEFIGGGAMQSYPNNTYILRYADVLLIHAESIIMGGGGSVGEAETSINKVRERAGLAPLTNPVFEDVFQERKIEFALEMEHWYDVIRMDTADAIEYLSNVERGTWDDSQTPPVLNSKMVTVTADKLLFPYPTNETINNPALLEDPVKYYND; this comes from the coding sequence ATGAAAAATTGGTTATTCAAAATAAAGCTTTTATCAATGGTTACAGTGGTTTTGGCCATTGGTGCCTGTAGTGATGATTTTTTAGATCGTCCGCCGGAAGATTCATTTAATGCGGCAGAGTTTTACGGAACTCCTGAGCAGGTAGAAGCATCAACAAACGCATTGTATTCTATTCCATGGTACGATTTTGTTTCAAATGTATCGTGGTGTATAGGAGATTTGGCAAGTGGTACGGGACGTACATGGGACCCCCGGAACCAGGATTTTGACAATTTTGCCATTACAGGCGAACATAATACTCTCGGACAGGCGTGGACCTCCCTTTATGCAGTAATTGCACAGGCTAATGCTGTTATAAATGCAGTTCCGCTTGCCGCTACAGGTATTGTACCGGAAAGTACTATTAATACCGCCGTAGGAGAGGCAAGAGCATTAAGAGCCATAGCATATTTTTACCTGGTAAGAATTTTTGGGGCAGTGCCTATTATTGAAGATAATACACTGTATGTAGATCAATCTTCAATTCCCCGGAATGTGGTGGATGATGTTTATAGATTTATTATAGAAGATCTGGAGTTTGCAGCAGCTAATATTACTTATACTAAAACCTCTGCACCAGGCAGAATATCGTCCAATGGAGCAAAAGCAATGTTGGCAAAAGTTCACTTAACAAGAAGAAATTATCAAGCAGCCTATAATTTATCGGCAGAGGTAATTCAGTCCAACGAATTTGATTTGATGGAAAATTATGGTGATTTGTTTATCACTGCCAATGACAATAATATAGAAAGTGTTATTGCCCTGCAATGGACAGGTTCCGGCGAATATGCCGAAGGAAATGCCGTTCAGTCACTTTATGCCTTACCTAATATTACCGGGTTTTCCGACGGTTGGTCAGCAATAGGGCCTTCATTGGATTTACAGGATTCTTATGAAGATCACGAGCAGGACGACCGTTACCATGCAACCATTATGGATGCCGACTATTATTATTCTGAAATAAATGGCGGCTATACCGTTCCTAATAATGTTAATGCACAGGGTACATTAAAAGCCATAAAAAAATATGTAGTGGGAAAACCTGAATTTATAGGTGGAGGTGCCATGCAAAGTTACCCTAACAATACTTATATTTTAAGATATGCCGATGTGTTGCTTATTCATGCCGAATCTATAATAATGGGCGGTGGGGGCTCTGTAGGAGAAGCAGAAACCTCTATAAATAAAGTACGCGAAAGGGCAGGATTAGCTCCTCTTACCAATCCTGTTTTTGAGGATGTTTTTCAGGAAAGAAAAATAGAATTTGCTTTAGAAATGGAGCATTGGTATGATGTGATCCGAATGGATACCGCCGATGCTATTGAATATTTATCAAATGTAGAAAGAGGAACATGGGATGATAGTCAAACTCCCCCGGTTCTTAATTCAAAAATGGTAACGGTAACTGCAGATAAGTTGTTATTTCCTTATCCCACAAACGAAACTATTAACAACCCTGCTTTGTTAGAAGATCCTGTTAAGTATTATAACGATTAA
- a CDS encoding fasciclin domain-containing protein — protein MFKIYKNMTLRLSIVFVAMLLVFSCDEEGESFSHLGGDPRTITEIITDTPELSSLLQSLQQANLNVTFNEETTFTLFAPVNSAFSGADLSGLTDEELEQLLLYHTVNTTTADFSKNLETGYISTMALGPDDTNLSLFINKETGFNVNGIADGVDNLLDMAATNGVIHAIDGILAPPTIFDHVKGNPSFSMFWEAVEVAGLDVQLSSNGSMTVFAPTNAAFESFMLAVQNDLGYNSFEEIPLDLLTQIIEYHIIDGNNASGSLAGAITTQQGETLNVDGTVIADQSEVNANILIENVQGVNGMVHAVDKVLLPNSAVQVIKTATLNVVDRARDAGYTVFADAVEVAGLTDAFTTNTESITVFIPTNEALQALFATAGITDLSEIDTPEETEALNALLNYHVVSGFISSSVLVNGMLTTLQGEEIEIIAGDPIQIQDKFDTPSVITSTDIAATNGIIHVVDDVLVSDQGIEDYGLNIIAPPIFGFEIYTDAPLINNLTVASDTWAGMDYNVANKGTVKTGSTAIRQTFADGWTGFQLNVEGNEAGAMDITGNSMLKASFYLPEGSTGATVIRVILNDNYATFPTVNLVEGEWVDVELPLSDFGNPTEFWQFAVQIEGDPITLFMDDIGFDETNSYTVYSEGDINTGWSIGGWGNIIDNQTYEFGNLEQVYLGFESIKLDFDGGAWSAFNYQADSSVDISGYTTLKVAVYAEESGQQVRIALNGNFNDTDPYQLFKPLNAGEWNYFEIPLTDIGTPTEFTAFGVQYSGGGVIYIDNVAFN, from the coding sequence ATGTTTAAAATATATAAAAATATGACGCTCCGGTTGTCAATTGTCTTTGTTGCAATGCTGCTGGTTTTCTCATGTGATGAAGAAGGTGAAAGTTTTTCTCATTTAGGTGGCGATCCGAGGACGATAACGGAAATTATTACTGATACCCCCGAATTAAGTTCCTTACTGCAAAGCTTGCAACAGGCAAATTTAAATGTCACATTTAATGAAGAAACCACTTTTACTTTATTTGCCCCTGTGAATTCTGCATTCAGCGGGGCAGACCTATCAGGCTTAACAGATGAGGAATTAGAACAATTGTTATTATATCATACTGTGAATACAACTACTGCCGATTTTTCCAAAAACCTCGAAACAGGGTATATTTCAACTATGGCATTAGGGCCGGATGACACCAATTTAAGTTTGTTTATTAATAAAGAAACAGGCTTTAATGTAAACGGAATAGCAGACGGAGTAGATAATTTACTGGATATGGCAGCAACCAATGGGGTTATACATGCTATAGACGGTATACTGGCCCCTCCAACTATTTTTGATCATGTAAAAGGGAACCCTTCCTTTTCAATGTTTTGGGAAGCTGTAGAAGTGGCCGGATTGGATGTTCAATTATCATCAAATGGTAGTATGACCGTTTTTGCACCCACCAATGCAGCTTTTGAATCTTTTATGCTCGCAGTTCAAAATGATTTGGGATATAATAGTTTTGAAGAGATCCCATTGGACTTATTAACGCAAATTATTGAATATCATATTATCGACGGAAATAATGCTTCAGGAAGTCTGGCAGGAGCAATCACTACCCAACAAGGAGAAACACTGAATGTTGATGGAACCGTTATTGCCGATCAATCTGAAGTAAATGCAAATATTTTAATTGAAAATGTACAGGGAGTAAACGGTATGGTTCATGCAGTTGATAAAGTGTTATTGCCAAATTCTGCAGTTCAGGTAATTAAAACAGCCACTTTAAATGTGGTAGATCGGGCCCGGGATGCCGGATATACCGTTTTTGCCGATGCCGTAGAAGTTGCCGGCTTAACAGATGCCTTTACAACAAATACAGAATCAATTACCGTTTTTATTCCTACCAATGAAGCCTTACAGGCACTTTTTGCTACAGCCGGTATTACCGATCTTTCAGAAATTGATACCCCGGAAGAAACCGAAGCATTAAACGCTCTTCTTAATTATCATGTAGTGAGTGGTTTTATTAGCTCATCCGTATTGGTAAATGGTATGTTAACTACTTTGCAAGGTGAAGAAATAGAAATTATAGCAGGTGATCCTATACAAATACAGGATAAATTTGATACCCCTTCAGTAATTACAAGTACAGATATTGCCGCAACCAATGGTATTATACATGTGGTAGATGACGTTTTAGTGTCTGACCAGGGTATTGAAGATTACGGGTTAAATATTATAGCCCCACCCATATTTGGCTTTGAAATTTATACAGATGCCCCACTAATAAATAATCTAACGGTAGCCAGTGACACATGGGCCGGGATGGATTATAATGTAGCCAATAAGGGTACAGTTAAAACCGGATCAACCGCTATCAGACAAACTTTTGCAGACGGATGGACGGGTTTTCAACTAAATGTTGAAGGAAATGAAGCAGGGGCTATGGATATTACTGGAAATAGTATGTTAAAAGCATCATTTTATTTGCCGGAAGGATCTACAGGAGCTACTGTTATACGTGTAATTTTAAATGATAATTATGCAACTTTCCCAACAGTAAATTTAGTAGAAGGAGAATGGGTTGATGTAGAATTGCCGTTGTCGGATTTTGGAAACCCAACCGAGTTTTGGCAATTTGCTGTACAAATTGAGGGTGATCCCATCACTTTATTTATGGATGATATAGGTTTTGATGAAACAAACTCATACACCGTTTATTCTGAGGGTGATATCAATACCGGATGGAGTATAGGCGGATGGGGAAATATAATTGATAACCAAACCTATGAATTTGGAAATTTAGAACAGGTGTATTTAGGTTTTGAATCTATAAAACTTGATTTTGATGGTGGTGCCTGGTCAGCATTTAATTATCAGGCAGATTCTTCTGTAGATATTTCAGGATATACTACTTTAAAAGTAGCTGTTTATGCCGAAGAAAGCGGACAACAGGTAAGAATAGCTTTAAATGGTAATTTTAACGATACAGATCCTTATCAACTATTTAAACCTTTAAATGCAGGAGAATGGAACTACTTTGAAATACCTTTAACCGACATAGGTACCCCTACGGAGTTTACTGCATTCGGTGTGCAATATAGCGGAGGTGGAGTAATTTATATAGATAATGTTGCATTTAACTAA